The sequence below is a genomic window from Rhinopithecus roxellana isolate Shanxi Qingling chromosome 7, ASM756505v1, whole genome shotgun sequence.
tgactcacagttctgcatggctggggaaacctcaggaaacacaatcgtggcggaaggcaaaggggaaacaaggcatgtcttacatgcagcaggagagagagaaagtgcaaGGGaaattgtcacttttttttttttttttgagacggagtcttgctctgtcgcccaggctggaatgcagtggccggatctcagctcactgcaagctccgcctcccgggttcacgccattctcctgcctcagcctccggagtagctgggactacaggcgcccgccactgcgcctggctagctttttgtattttttagtagagacggggtttcaccatgttagtcaggatggtctcgatctcctgacctcgtgatccgcccgtcttggcctcccaaagtgctgggattacaggcttgagccaccgcgcccggccgggaaattgtcacttttaaaaccatcagatcttgtgagaactccctcattatcacgagaacagaatgggggaaactgctcccatgatccaatcactcccaccatgtccctccctcaacaggtgaggattacaatttgagattagatttgggtggggacatacaGTCAAACCGTATCATTCCTCTTCCACACTCTTCATTGGATAAAATGGGTGATTTGACAAGCAGTAAAGAGGCACTAGGGCCACTGCTAGACTAGAACGCTCCATGTAAGAGTCACTGTCTCCTACTACGAGTGACAGAGTCATCCATTTGAACTCCTTCTAGAATAAAACATGCAATGAAAGCATTTGAATTTTGAAGCACAAGgactcaataataaaataactatcaGGAGAGCATTTAGGATCAGTGATGATTCCCATTGCTCTGTGTGCTAGTTTCTGGACGAAATGAAGCTGATTCTCTTGTTGaacattaaatgcagaatgtGGACCCTGAAAATTGTCTTTCATATCACCCCTACCCTGCACCAACAGAATCGAAAATTCAGTGGGGAGACTTATGGATCGCGTTTGAGAATTGCTGGTCTACATAAGCCAAAGAGGTGTCTGTAACCAGTAAACAATTATTTGGGATTTCTGTGCAGCAAATTGTtaagagatggagaaaggaagaaTATCTTCATGAGAAGTCACATAATTACAGTCAAGTTAGAAATAATCAGACACAGATAGCACCAGTTATTCAGAAAATTGACCAAGGAACAAGAGTTTTGGAGAAGGAGTAGGGtgctaaataaaatgtattttaatcctACCAGGAAAGGCAATCCATGCATCAGCTGTACTCTTATAGTTAAATGCTGATTATCCCCATTGTACAAGGATGGGGGACCAACACTTTATAAAGAAATGCCACCTAAAATGCAGACACACTATTTAAATTAATCACAATCTTAAAGTAGGGGTCAGTACATCAGGGGAGAGATAAAAAGCCTAAACTCCTCATCCCATCCATGAAGAGGGGCTTAGCAGCCTCTCGAGGAAAAGCTTTGTTGTATCTCATACTATAgcctcacatttttaaaaacaatttacttAAACTCATTTCCCAGTAGAAGTTGAACAACGAGTATTTGTTCTGTGAAATTGCGTAGGAGAAACTTGACTTTGCCAGAGGAAAGGGCTGTCCCAGGAACACTTGGTGAGAGAGGGTGGTAGTTTGTACTGCTGTGAATCACAGCAGGTACTTACTGGTTCTCTGTacatatctttgttctcactaaAAGCAGAGAGAGGCCATGAGAAACTATGCGACCAAGCAACCTAATTATACAGCATTTCATTGAAAACTTGACTGTGGTCCCACAGTTCTAGTTGAGCATCAGCCCTGACATTGAATTCTGTTTCTGTATCATCTTGGGTAAGTGCTTTATATTTAGGATCACAGATTCCTCATGGGTACAATAACAAAACAATTAAATTGTGAGGATTCCCAAGAATGTAGGAAATCATCTAGTCTGGTACGGACTCATTAAATCATCTACTTCTCTGGTGACAGAGCTGAGACTGGCTTCCTCGCCCCCTTTTTAAACCAGTGCTCACTGTGGCCATGCTCCTGAACCCTGGGCCTCACACACAGCATTGAGGCAGCATGCTGCCCAAAGGCATTTCACATTTGTAGTTGGGAGTTGACGCCACTTCCACTCCCACAGATACCTCCAACAATTTGCTCCTTTGCTTTCCTAGCCCATTTTTGTTGCTTCTTCCTCACTGTACTCCTTTCCAAAGGAGAAGAATGTGCCAAGCACTGGCATGGTGTGCAGTGTGGGAAACACAGACAGATGTGGGAACCTCCTAACTCTGCAGACCTCATGGCTCAGTAGGGAAGACTGAATGGTACTATCTTGTGGTACCACCTGCTTAGTCTCCCATCACCAGTCCTGGAACTAGCATTCCCCTCTTCTGGGGAACTGCTCCACACAAACACTGATTCCAGGTATGTGGCTCCAGGAGTGCTTTATATCATTACATGTCCCACCTTCCTCACCACAGCTGACTGGCTCTGGGATCAGATAGTCGTGATCTCTGCCCCTGTGCTTTGTGTTCCTGGCTTAAGGTTAGGTACCCAAGGATCAGCCTGATTTTATTCCAGGACATCGAGACAGAAGGAAAACCTTTTTCCTTGATCCTCAAGAGTCCAtgagggatttttcttttttattttccttttgaagacCAAGTCTCTTactcctgtcacccagactggaatgcagtggtgggatcacggcttactgcagacagacttcctgggctcaggccattctcccacctcagtttcctgagtatcttggactataggtgtgtgccaccatgcctaatattttgtattttttttttttttttttttgtagagagtgggttttgctatgttgcccaggatggacttgaactcctgcgttccagcaatctgcctgccctagcctcccaaagtgctgagattacagaggtAAACTGCCATGCCTGACCAATGAGGGATTTTAAATTTCACTCTCCAGAacgaaaaaaaggagaaggattgatatatatatatatgtgtgtgtgtgtgtgtgtgtgtgtgtgtgtgtgtgtgtgtgtgtgtatttggtgcagtaagcaaaaggaagaaagtatGATGACCCAGAGCTATCTCAacctctcattttcttcatctgcctTCCCACTGAGAGGGTGTGTTTTGGAATGCACTCCAGTGCCATAAGCCTACAAGACCCTATGGGTACAGCCTGTGGTTATCCAGTACCTTCTTTGACTAGCTAATTTGATTTGTGAGGAAAGGCTAGCTCCTGTAACAAATGTTCCTAATCTCTAGgctttaaaatagatatttatttttctgtttttatcaagGTCCTGTGCAGGTTGGTGGTGACAGTGATGAGGGGACATTCTCCATATGTTATTCAAAGTTCCAGGCTCCTTCTCCAAATTGGGTATGTCATATTGTAGGGTCTGTTCCTCTTCTTCACACAAGACATGGATTGCACAGGGTGTGTCCTATAAACTAGGCCTTATTTAGCCATACATCACTTATTTTCTTATTCCAATAGCCAGAAATCAGTACATGACCCCATGAAATCACAAGAGCAGCTTGAAAAATATGGTTACTTGTGGACCAAGATGAAAACAAATAAGCTTTGATGAAGTCATTCTGCCACAGTGAGTTTCTCTAATTGGAAGATTTGAAAAGTACTAGCAAGTTCATTTTGCTACAGACCTAAGCTTGTTCTTCAGTGAGCTGAAGAACTAATTGGTTTTAAATTCAGCAGGGAAGACATGGGGATTAGTTATTGAGTACCTAAAACCGTGAACATAGAGGACTTTTcgaagtaaattttaaaaacggAGTCTTTGGTGTTTAAGCTTTGATCCTCAAAACATATCTGAAATCACATTCCCTATAATGTGGAGCCATCTCTCCTGCAGAGAGAATTAAGCTTCAGGGTGCAGCAGACATGGATGAGCATTTAAAGGGAAGCTGACATCTACCTAGAAGACAGATTCACTAAAGTCTTCCAATGCCAGAGAAATACCATGCTTTGGGCATTTGGAATAGTTCCTACTCTGCCTGGGAGCTCTATACCTTTATCTCCAAAGGAGATGACCACTCCCTAATTGACACACTCCACCCTCCTGTTCATGGGAGAATTCTATTAGTCATCCAGACTCACAACTGTGCATTAGATCCATGCTCGTCACCGAGGCTAACCCAGTCCTTGTTTCCAATCATGAATGGGCAAACGTTTTCCAGCTCTTTAAGAAAagtgaggaagatgcaaaaaGAGAACTAATtctggaggaaggaaaaaaggatataatacaggaaacagaagaaaacgtTACCAGAACATACTCTCAGAGTTTAAGAAAGACAAGAGgtttataaaatgagaacaagCTGTCACAGAGGGGAATAATCAGGGGACAGGCGAAAAGTCCTTGGACACTAGAAAAGTTTCTGCAGAATTGACGTCGCGCAGAGGACTGACAGTGCCTAGTTCCCCGGCCTGCCCTCGGAACTCATTGCGCTCACCcgcgccaccaccaccaccacccgcCGGACCGGGCTCGCCCCTTCCTTCGTAACGGTCCCCATAGCCCACTTCCGGTCCCTTCGCAGACCCTGCGACAACCACCACCCCGCCTGGAGGACCCCGCCCTCCGCTGGTCGCCGCCGTCGTCCACCATGGTGGTGCTCCGAGGCCTCCGCCGTGGCCGCCACAGCCGATGCCGATGCCGCTGCCCGCTCCGGGACCGTCGCGACCACACCGCTTTACCCCGCCTGCTCCCCGCGCCCGCGCTGCCTGCCCTGGGCCCGCTGTCGCAGGTGCGCCAGAACTACCACCCCAGCTGCGAGGTCGCCGTCAACTTCAACGTCAACCTGGAGCTCCACGCCTCCTATGTGTACCTATCCATGGCCTTCTACTTCGACCGGGACAACGTGGCCCTGGAGAGCTTCAGCGGCTATTTCCTGCGCCAGTGGCAAGAGAAGAGGGAGCATGCCCAGGAGCTGATGAGGCTGCAGAACCTGCGCGGTGGCCGCATCTGCCTTAGCGACATCAGGAAGCCAGAGCGCCAAGGCTGGGAGGGCGGGCTCCAGGCCATGGAGTGCGCCTTCGACCTGGAGAAGGAAGTCAACAAGAGTCTCCTGGAGCTGCACCAGCTGGCCAAGCAGAATGGCGACCCCCAGCTCCGCGACTTCCTGGAGAACCACTTCCTGAACCAGCAGGCCAAGACCATCAAAGAGCTGGGTGGCTACCTGAGCAACCTGCGCAAGATGGGGGCCCCCCCGGAAGCAGGCCTGGCAGAGTACCTCTTTGACAAGCTCACCCTGGGCCGCAGCGAGAAagacacttgagcccagaggggCCCCGCAGCCACGGGGTGCCTTCCCCGGGTACCGCCACCAGGTGGGGCGTCCACGTTGCCCTTTCAGAACgtttcttcagttttctcctctcaGTTTTACCGTTGTTGGCAATAAAGTTATCTATTCTCAAAGCAATAAAGGTGTCCAGCTGATGCGTGTCTGCAACACTCTCACCTTTTAGGAATCCGGGCACATCCCCATGCAGGTTTAAAGTAGGTATCCAGCAGTCTCTCCACTCAGCTCTGCCCCATCTGCATGCAGCTCAGGATCTGCGGGGGTGGAGGAGAAAGGTATTCTATGGGTCCCTGGAAAACACATCGGTCTTCCCCTTATAAACTCTGAGGGCatgtgggatggggtggggtgaggtggggtagggtggggtgaGATGGGTGGGGTGGATGGGGTCGGGTGGGGTGTGCAGTCTTGGGCCATGGTATCTGTGGGTGCATATGCATGGTAAGGTGTAAAGCATGGTATGGAATTCATCCTAGTGGTTGCCTCTGGAGAAGAAGGGTAAGACATGTGATTGGGCAGGGATTAAGATAATATAGTCTTTAACTTGAcatgaaaagttttctttttaaagtatgcGTCGTTGGGTGGGTGGCTCAGGCATGTacttccagcacttgggaggctgaggcgggcaaatcacctgaggtcaggagtttgagaacagcctgaccaacatggagaaaccctgtctctactaaaaaatacagaattagccgggcatggtggtgcatgcctgtaatcccagctactggggaggctgaggcaggagaaccatgtGAACCTGAGgtgtggaggttgtggtgagctgagatccgccattgcgctctagcctgggcaacaagagcaaaactccatctcaaaaaacaaacaaacaaaaaacaaaatatgcaagTGCTAAGGATTCTTGCTTCTGGGCTTCAAGATGGGGGCTCTGGTGGACAGTATCGCAGAGTACCTCTTTGGCAAGCTCACCCTGAGTGATAGGGATAATGGGACTGAGCCTTAGCTGCCTTCCCCACAGATAGGGGTTTATTTCCTGTATATTGCCCTTACGAATTCTCCATTCATGGTTTTTCCTTCAATTGTACCATTTCTTCCATTAAAGCTGgttgaaaaataaacaactcaAAAGGACTGAAAAACATAAGGTCAAAGCTGAAGGTCAAATTTGTGATATTGAATATAAAGTAGAATAAATGACCCCAAAATGTCAAGGCAGTGACTGTCTGCTTTGAAGAATGTAGAGGGGTGGCAGAGAGTTGAAGGTGCAGACCAGGTAGAGCCAGTGTAGCTGATCCAGGTAGGAGACTAGTGCAGCTTGAGCTGTGATGGTGACTGAGGAAACGAAGAGAGTTTGACAAGTTCCAGATGGGTTTTTGACAAGGAGAGACAAACTTAGCTCATGGACAGAAGGTGAGGAATGGGAGAGGGGGAACATAATGTAGGTTCTGAAGTTTGGATCTGAAGACCTGGATTGATGATCGTGTTATTATCTCCCTGGGGATGGTTGCAGGGGTCCCCAGGGTGGAGGAGCGGGGAATGCATGCCATGTAAAACCAGATTTTTATTAGATATCCAAGTGGAAATGTGAATCATGGAGCTGCAAAAATGTCACGATTGGAAGTAGGCATATGGGGTACTTTTTATAGATGGTATTGAAGTCATGTGATTGGATGAGCTCACCAGAAAGCGAGTATAAGGGAGAGTATGACAAATCTAGTCCAAAGTGCAGGGCAGCTAACATTTAGAGGATGGTTGAGGTGTTTGAACACCCAGAGAGTTGCTGGTCCCACCTTGATTGTTGTCTGCCTCATGTTTATTATCTTATTCCCAATGTCTGCCCCAAGCTCACCTCAAAATCATCCTGTTCCTGAGAAGCTCAGTGTGGCCTCTGAATTCTCCTTTCAAGATGGAGAGAAAAGTTCgccttttacattttcttcatatcTCTGGATAGAAAGATATTATTTCCTAGTATAAAGAAGATTCTATATGGAAATGATACACCTGtttctctatgtttttttttttttctcgttccCCTTTAAAAACTCTTCTCTCTTAGTCCACTCTCTATTTGACCAAAGGATACCTCCACCCATGTAAACCCTAACGTTGCCCACGTCTGttgaaaaatacttaaaacatcTATTTTCTGTGCCACAAAGAATgttacaaagaaacaagaaacaaaaaagtctTCTTTCTTCTGTGGGTTTCAAAGGTAAAAGGCAAAAATTACAGACTCTATGCTTTAGTCAAAGACACATGTGCAGCTTGCATCATTTTAAAGCTAGCAGATTGTTTTGAGCATTGTAATAGTCCGTTTTTCACgctgctagtaaagacataccaaagattgggcagtttacaaaagaaagaggtttattaaacttacagttccacgtggctggggaagcctcacaatcatggtggaaggtgaaagtcatgtctcacatggcggcagacaagagaagagaatgagagccaatgggtttccccttatcaaaccatcagatctcttgagacttattcactaccagcaGGACAGTATGGGAGAAagtgcccccatgattcaattatctcccaatgggtccctcccacaaaacatgggaattatgagagtacaattcaagatgagatttgggtggggacacagtcaaaccatataaacatttattaagatatGAACAAGTTTAGCTGTGCAATAATTGTCTTCCACATTTCCATATGAGTGTACTTTAacacttttcttaaaaattaggaTTCTGGCCCTTTGAGTTCAGTTTCCAGAAAATGCTATTGCCTTTTTATGCATCTTTGTCAAACTTGGTCTTCTCGTTGCATCTCTTTCGCTGCCTACTGTAAGGACTTCTGAATTCTCTGACTTCGTCTCAGCTATAACCTATTGAAACAGTGCCTTGACTGTTCTCCTGTGGATATGAGAAAGAACAGAGCAAGCATTAATTTTTGAGTGTTTCAAACTTTTAGTTGACTGAGGGgacttctttctgttttggagAGAAAATTTGGTGTAGTGTTTTCTTAACctcagattgcctgagttcaaatcccatctTAGCCACTCATTTTGGGTAAACTTGGGTAAGTTgtttaacttttctgtgcctcagtttctccatataGGGATAATATAGGGATAGTAAAAGCATCAACCCCATTGGGTTGttgagattaaatgagttaatatatgtaaatcacttagagcaatgcctggcacagtgtATGTTTGCTATGTGGTACCCATGATTTATCACCATTATCATCTTCtactcttttaacttttatttaggtTCAAGAGAACAAATGCAGGTTTTTATACAGGTAAACTGCTGTCATGGagggttgttgtacagattatttcatcacccaggtactaagccgtGTACCcaattagttatttttttgttgctctccctcttcccaccctccaccctcaggtaggtcccagtgtctgttgttctcttctttgagtccacgtgttctcatcatttagctcccacttgtaagtgagaacatgtggtatttgattttctgtccctACGTTAGTCTGATAAAGATAATgggctggaagccatcatcctttACCCTCATGTTTCTTCGTggtctttctttgttttgagacggagtctcgctctgtcacccaggctagagtgcagtggacggatctcagctcactgcaagctccgcctcccgggtttacgacattctcctgcctcagcctcccaagtagctgggacttcaggccgccgccacctcgcccggctagttttttgtattttttagtagagacgggggtctcaccgtgttagccaggatggtctcgatctcctgacctcgtgatccgtccatctccccctcccaaagtgctgggattacaggcttgagccaccgcgcctggcccttcgTGGTCTTTATGATTTGGGAAAATACTTCACTTCTACACTTTGCCACTGGGGGTCTCTCTTGCATGTCTGGTAACCAAGTCGCCCTGCGTACTGAGAAGGAAAAACCCTTAGAAGTTGGTTTGGTTGTCAGGTGTCTCCAGGACTCAGGAGGGTACATGGTTGTTTTCGCTCCCTGCCCCTACTCCACACATACCTCAGACCCAAGACAGGAGGAAGGTTGTGCTGTGATAAATTTCCGAGCTATTCCCCGCCCCCGTCCATTCTATCTCAAACAACTTTCCCTTGAATTCACTCCTAGAATGCTGTGCTTGTTCTTCCCAGACCCAGGTTGCCTGAGTCTCCTGTTTCCATCCTGAACTTTCTCCCACTCTTCAGAGGTGGACAAGAACAACAGGATGAAGTGCTCACCCTGATCCCCACCTTCCTCTGGATGTTTGGAGCTGAAAAGGAGAGGAATGGCTGAGGGGGAGAATGAGAAAAAGGGAACACATTAGGGCCACTGATAACGTAACTAAAATAGACATATCATCATGAGCTTTGGCATAGAGGCTCTCAAGCTTTGCTGCACATTCAAATCACCTGCAGAGGTTTTGAAAATCTCAATGTCCAGGCGGCATCCCCGACCAAATACATAAGCctctggggcagggcctgggcatgCCAGGCATTGAAAACCAGCACTAGCATCTGGctgctcaaagtgtggtctgtggaccaGCAGTACCAATCTAAACTGAGAACTTGCTAGCAATGCAAAATTTCAAGCCACACCCCAGGGCTATGAAATGAGTATCTACATTTTAAGAAGACTCTGGGTGATCAGTTTACACATTGGAACTTGAGAAGCACTCTTTAGCACCCTGGTTGCCAAATATGGCTGCACCTTGAGATCACCTAAATAACCTGAAAATAATACTAATGCCTGGACTTAATCAATGTGCTCAATCTATACCCTCATGTAAGTACTAcaccaaatacaataaaaacttaCTGTAACTTCAACAGTTATTGACTAAACAATCAGTgatctctgtctcacacacactaGATTTTATCTATTCTGTTGTTTATCACAAACCGGTTTGTTGCATAGCATGGGCTGGCAAGCTACAGCCAGCAATCCTAATCTGGCCCCCACTTTTTGTGtgaatacagtttttttttttttttttgagacagagtctcgctctgtcgcccaggctggagtgcagtggccggatctcagctcactgcaagctccgtcccctgggtttacgccattctccggcctcagcctccggagtagctcagcctccggagtagctgggactacaggcgcccgccacctcgcccggctcatttttttggtattttttagtagagacggggtttcaccgtgttagccaggatggtctcgatctcctgacctcgtgatccgcccgtctcggcctcccaaagtgctgggattacaggcttgagccaccgcgcccggccatgaatacAGTTTTATAAGAACACAGTCACCCCATTCAATTACCTACTGTTTGTGGCTACTTTTTAAACTCCAGCAGGAGAGTTTGTAGTTGAGACAGAGGTCGTTTGCAGTagctgcaaagcctaaaatatttactatctcatTCTTTATAGAAAGTCTTTGCCAATCCATGTTTGTGGTAACTTGCCGCAACCATGAATTCACCTAAAGCTACCAAATATTATAAACTTTTCACCTTTCTTTATGcatctatttgtctttttacttttcttttatttttttctcactctccATTAATATTCTAGAATGATTTGgaaatttgtaatattttagacACATCGCGAACACTCACACTTACTAGAATTTCAATTGTTACCTTTCAGACTAACATCTTTGTATATTTCAGCAATTCAACCTCTTGTCTTTGTGCCTTCAATTTAACCTGTCTCTTGCtgtgcctttttaaaattgaggGCCATCAGTCATCCTGCTTCTGGAAGCATCAGAGTGGAACAATGCTTGACTAGCCTTTTTGACGGATTCTTCATAATCACATATTCATCACAGAGGCTGTTTAAAGTGTGCTCGTTTTTAAGTTATTACAATCTATTCCCATCACTTTTCTGTCTGTGaggcatttacattttattgataTGGAAAGCTACTTCCTGGCATGAGGAGAAATAGACTTCTtccattttatatctatttcaaattttgtgttttataatgTTGGTTTTGGTTTATAATTTATTGTAATGATATATTAACTGTACCACATGCACcaaggatatttatttatttttttcccttgggaTACTTCTCTGTGcatgatttttttctcccaaatgttTAATTATTCTATGAAGCATATTGAAAATCATAAGTTCCAATTCAAAATATGTATTCAGAACTATAAATCAAGAAATAGACTGAAGGTAAAAATTTTTAGGAAGGGAG
It includes:
- the LOC104662964 gene encoding ferritin heavy polypeptide-like 17 — protein: MVVLRGLRRGRHSRCRCRCPLRDRRDHTALPRLLPAPALPALGPLSQVRQNYHPSCEVAVNFNVNLELHASYVYLSMAFYFDRDNVALESFSGYFLRQWQEKREHAQELMRLQNLRGGRICLSDIRKPERQGWEGGLQAMECAFDLEKEVNKSLLELHQLAKQNGDPQLRDFLENHFLNQQAKTIKELGGYLSNLRKMGAPPEAGLAEYLFDKLTLGRSEKDT